Proteins found in one Colletes latitarsis isolate SP2378_abdomen chromosome 8, iyColLati1, whole genome shotgun sequence genomic segment:
- the Ccdc151 gene encoding coiled-coil domain containing protein 151: MSDRLAPGVENKLNDLNKKIAEIKKKIQLSEGQRKANFEEYEAKRHEQTEKIAILKQTVKELYTEYAKTKNNEGKPEKRIHMSRESSASGKRRNLSETIAKVQEDNVRLRKKHDLIKYQREKRQQKLRSLLEEYGQLANGKEQKVFKKKMETPMRHKIVKLEVRLEHIRMMQIKANLTRIKYRSTRAELKEKSVLYASSLKSLEDEIREQQQEVKRLQTAREEAIQLRDNSQETLIKEEIEVTNCSKERNAVLEDYRQRVLERKMELERLEKMIFHSRPRDDFDTRGKSRVQTTEDITKDEVTRLEEAFAKLRSATGVSRSEDVLNRFLGQRATKNNLQKMRVATEQEKMTLEKQRQEYIAEMETRKFSETKNAEQ, translated from the exons ATGTCCGATCGGTTAGCGCCTGGCGTAGAAAATAAGTTGAACGATCTGAATAAGAAAATTGCAGAGATCAAGAAGAAGATCCAGCTATCAG AGGGGCAAAGGAAAGCGAATTTCGAAGAGTACGAAGCCAAAAGGCATGAACAAACGGAGAAAATCGCGATTCTCAAGCAGACTGTCAAGGAGTTGTACACGGAGTACGCGAAAACGAAAAAC AACGAGGGAAAACCGGAGAAGAGAATTCACATGAGTCGGGAGTCCTCGGCTTCTGGGAAAAGACGTAATTTAAGCGAGACAATTGCTAAAGTGCAAGAAGACAATGTACGCTTAAGAAAGAAGCACGATCTAATTAAGTATCAGCGCGAGAAG CGACAACAGAAATTAAGATCGCTGCTGGAGGAATACGGCCAATTAGCGAATGGTAAAGAGCAGAAAGTGTTCAAGAAGAAGATGGAAACCCCAATGAGACAT aaaatcgTGAAGCTAGAGGTACGTCTGGAACACATCAGAATGATGCAAATAAAGGCAAATTTAACGCGAATTAAATACAGATCCACGCGTGCCGAATTGAAAGAAAAGTCCGTGCTCTACGCGTCTTCTTTGAAAAGCCTGGAGGACGAGATAAGGGAGCAACAGCAAGAAGTGAAACGTCTACAG ACCGCGAGGGAAGAAGCTATTCAGTTGAGAGACAACTCGCAGGAGACGTTGATCAAAGAAGAGATAGAAGTTACGAACTGCAGCAAAGAACGAAACGCTGTGCTCGAGGACTACAG ACAACGTGTACTGGAACGAAAAATGGAACTCGAGCGATTGGAAAAGATGATATTCCACTCGCGTCCGCGAGATGATTTCGACACACGTGGGAAAAGCCGTGTGCAGACCACAGAGGACATTACCAAGGACGAGGTGACACGACTCGAGGAGGCGTTCGCCAAGCTTCGCAGCGCCACCGGAGTGTCTAGGTCCGAGGACGTTCTGAACCGGTTTCTGGGTCAGCGGGCGACCAAGAATAATCTGCAGAAAATGCGGGTGGCCACGGAGCAGGAGAAAATGACCTTAGAAAAGCAGAGGCAGGAATATATCGCCGAGATGGAGACCAGAAAGTTCTCTGAAACGAAGAACGCGGAACAGTGA